One region of Synechococcus elongatus PCC 11801 genomic DNA includes:
- a CDS encoding glycosyltransferase family 2 protein, translated as MVKFSIVIPTRERLGTLIHTLPACLRIERDDVEFVVCDNFSQDGTADYLETIKDPRVRKYRTNQRLSMKDNFEHGLTRAQGAYLCFIGDDDLIIPYLFSLIEQEIENNIETVCWNRWVYYWPDSYESPNTLIINDHNFRVALSSKRVLDASLRYFLNYQNLPSLYNSFTHREVFQRVINYNCSNLKTENFYPQEAISPDVFSALQILRFTNSFVHMGLPFTVSGISKSSNGAGVANNSEESQKFVQELQVKQLSDLLNVALLSLKDQKMSYHITNLSDYICFILNYMSEDLQEDIFLDLITSGCRTLLEIGNIDADAAMRLITDHGISTSIINSRINLLDQGFYTLFRVPMFNRVVIDGDEYGFRNSFDTSIFLDNYLGSLLS; from the coding sequence ATGGTTAAATTTTCAATTGTTATTCCCACTCGAGAGCGGCTAGGAACTCTAATCCATACGCTTCCAGCTTGCTTGAGAATTGAGAGAGATGATGTTGAGTTTGTTGTTTGCGATAACTTTAGCCAAGATGGTACGGCAGATTACTTAGAGACTATCAAAGATCCTCGAGTAAGAAAATATCGCACAAATCAAAGACTTTCTATGAAAGACAACTTTGAGCATGGTCTCACCCGTGCTCAAGGTGCATATCTCTGTTTTATAGGAGATGATGATCTAATCATTCCTTATCTTTTCTCACTTATCGAGCAAGAGATAGAAAATAACATAGAAACAGTCTGTTGGAATCGCTGGGTTTATTATTGGCCAGACTCTTACGAATCGCCTAATACATTAATCATCAATGATCATAATTTTAGGGTAGCGTTAAGCTCAAAGAGAGTATTAGATGCTTCCTTACGTTACTTCTTAAATTATCAAAACCTACCCTCTCTCTACAACTCATTTACTCATCGAGAAGTTTTTCAAAGAGTAATTAATTATAACTGTTCAAATTTAAAAACTGAAAATTTTTACCCTCAAGAAGCAATTTCTCCTGATGTATTCTCTGCTTTACAGATTCTGAGGTTTACTAATTCCTTTGTTCACATGGGTCTTCCTTTTACAGTTTCAGGAATATCAAAATCAAGTAATGGTGCAGGAGTTGCGAATAACTCTGAAGAATCACAAAAATTTGTTCAAGAGTTGCAAGTTAAACAACTAAGCGATCTTTTAAACGTAGCATTATTATCACTAAAAGATCAAAAGATGTCGTATCATATTACCAATTTAAGTGATTACATATGTTTTATTTTAAATTACATGTCAGAAGATTTACAAGAAGATATTTTTCTCGACCTAATTACATCAGGATGTAGAACTCTTTTAGAAATAGGGAATATTGATGCTGATGCTGCAATGCGATTGATTACTGATCATGGTATTTCCACATCAATTATCAATAGTAGAATTAACCTGCTTGATCAAGGATTTTATACATTATTTAGAGTGCCAATGTTCAATAGAGTGGTGATTGATGGTGATGAATATGGCTTTAGAAACTCTTTTGATACATCTATATTCTTAGACAATTATTTAGGCTCTTTGCTGTCCTAA
- a CDS encoding cephalosporin hydroxylase family protein, whose translation MAHGGSLALSASLLCLLDVAEGLDPRQSTRKVVGVDIDIRPHNREALDQHPLRFKMELIEGSSIDPEIVSQVRRHTENRKQVLVSLDSNHTHEHVLAELNAYADLISVGSYCIVFDTCIEDLPVGSFPNRPWDVGNNPKTAVHVWLKSHPEFAIDKDIDNKLLISVAPDGYLKRIK comes from the coding sequence ATTGCTCATGGTGGCTCACTCGCGCTATCAGCATCCCTGCTGTGTCTGTTAGATGTTGCAGAAGGCTTAGATCCGCGGCAATCCACGCGCAAGGTTGTTGGTGTCGATATTGATATCCGTCCGCATAACCGTGAGGCACTGGATCAGCATCCTCTACGATTCAAGATGGAACTAATTGAAGGCTCCTCAATTGATCCAGAGATTGTCAGTCAAGTACGACGCCATACTGAGAATAGGAAACAAGTCCTAGTTTCTTTGGACTCTAACCATACTCATGAGCATGTCCTTGCTGAACTGAACGCTTATGCAGATCTCATCTCCGTTGGGAGCTACTGCATTGTCTTTGATACCTGTATTGAAGATCTTCCGGTGGGTTCCTTCCCAAATCGCCCTTGGGATGTGGGCAATAACCCCAAGACGGCCGTTCATGTATGGCTGAAATCACATCCTGAATTTGCGATCGATAAAGACATTGATAATAAATTGCTCATTAGCGTAGCTCCAGATGGATATTTAAAAAGAATTAAATGA
- a CDS encoding class I SAM-dependent methyltransferase: MKLHIGGKEQHPEWKIFDALERPEVDFVGNAADLSQFADNSIEAIYASHVLEHFHHSLGNELVSVLQEWRRVLQPEGKLYISVPDLQTLSWLFLSPMAGFQHRLQIMRMLFGGQVDQYDVHKVGFDCEILFAYLQAAEFSDYERVENFELFQDCSSLIFLGYPISLNVVAVK; this comes from the coding sequence ATGAAGCTGCATATCGGTGGTAAAGAGCAGCATCCAGAATGGAAGATTTTTGATGCTTTGGAGCGGCCAGAGGTTGACTTTGTGGGGAATGCCGCTGACTTGAGCCAGTTCGCGGATAATTCGATCGAGGCAATTTATGCGAGCCATGTGCTGGAGCATTTTCATCATTCACTCGGGAATGAGTTGGTGTCGGTATTACAGGAGTGGCGACGAGTTTTGCAGCCAGAGGGCAAGCTTTATATCAGTGTGCCGGATTTACAGACTCTGAGTTGGCTGTTTTTAAGCCCGATGGCTGGATTTCAGCATCGTTTACAGATTATGCGAATGCTATTTGGGGGACAGGTTGATCAGTATGATGTCCACAAAGTTGGGTTTGATTGCGAGATCTTATTTGCTTATTTACAAGCGGCAGAGTTTTCTGACTACGAGCGAGTCGAGAACTTTGAACTCTTCCAAGATTGTAGTAGTTTAATATTCTTAGGTTATCCAATTAGCCTTAACGTCGTTGCGGTTAAATAA
- a CDS encoding acetyltransferase: MNHSCIVWGATGQSKVIYDILQAENVRVVHLFDNNNQTKSFSVEIPLAFGVQGLEIYIKHLALKSIFPKEVDCIAAIGGTHGRARQDITETMKSFGFQPRSVQHKSAIVSSFSKTGNSTQILAGSIISFGAQIGDYSIINSGANIDHDCIIGDRCHVAPQAALAGEVLLENDVFVGTNATILPRIKIGQNSVVGAGSVVTKDVPSNSVVVGNPAKILRKIES, translated from the coding sequence ATGAATCATTCCTGCATAGTGTGGGGTGCCACTGGTCAAAGCAAGGTCATTTACGATATTCTCCAAGCTGAAAATGTAAGAGTTGTCCACCTTTTTGATAACAATAATCAAACAAAGTCTTTTTCTGTAGAGATTCCACTAGCATTTGGTGTACAAGGGCTTGAGATCTATATCAAGCATCTTGCTCTAAAGTCAATATTCCCTAAAGAAGTTGACTGTATTGCTGCAATTGGGGGTACCCATGGTCGAGCAAGACAAGATATAACAGAAACTATGAAAAGCTTTGGTTTTCAGCCAAGAAGTGTTCAGCACAAAAGTGCAATTGTTAGCTCATTTAGCAAGACCGGCAACAGCACGCAAATTCTAGCTGGTTCAATAATTAGCTTTGGTGCTCAAATAGGAGATTACTCAATAATAAACTCCGGTGCGAATATTGATCATGATTGTATTATTGGAGACCGATGCCATGTTGCTCCTCAAGCTGCGCTAGCTGGCGAAGTCTTACTCGAAAATGATGTTTTTGTTGGGACTAATGCTACTATTTTGCCTAGGATAAAGATAGGTCAAAATTCTGTAGTTGGGGCAGGATCTGTAGTCACAAAAGATGTTCCTTCAAATTCTGTAGTTGTTGGAAACCCCGCAAAAATTTTGAGAAAAATCGAAAGTTGA
- a CDS encoding O-linked N-acetylglucosamine transferase, SPINDLY family protein, whose protein sequence is MSTQSDCSAKNYYQQAIEQWKLGEQKLALLFFKKAVRAESNNAHYWYALAGTYHIQKKYRAARFCFEQSLKFNPSQDDIKIFLCEICYSLTDHKSVAYYARQIDFNKIQNLEILYKIACSFKELGQLEQTGKICSQILSLDDDFWQAKLLAAEVLRIKGYAGEAKILVLELIAQQPTIGKFWNELGINEVDLAHEEEALFAFSKAEQYVSELEKLIIGSNYLFEFSSGLRTAKDILDAHLLWTKKYCKDQDISCQSSNFNYVQSKDKTNIAYLSGDFKTHSVSYFIEGILKNHSRDEFNIILLSNTQEDEKTKKFKDLADTWIDLKLTDSETTTQIIKELNIDILVELSGHTNGNKLNILSPRVAPIQATYLGYFATTGLPTIDYWITDEIVHPIHTSELATETIIRLPRCYLAYTPPTNSPTAALPPAINNGYVTFGSFVASRKISDYSILLWSSILNEIPNSQLLIKNRSCLSALYRSELIEKFSLCGISSQRINFNEAKLNLEDHLAMYNKIDIALDTYPASGCTTTAEALWMGVPVLTRLGDLMVSRNSASLLHALNLQDWIAETDEEYIEKGVQFAQSIDQLALLRQGMRERFMQSELYDSQDLTRHLEDFYLKALQEKLSGNREVRL, encoded by the coding sequence ATGAGTACTCAAAGTGATTGCTCAGCAAAGAATTATTACCAGCAAGCGATCGAGCAATGGAAATTGGGAGAGCAGAAGTTAGCACTTCTATTTTTTAAAAAAGCAGTGAGAGCAGAGTCTAATAATGCTCACTACTGGTATGCCCTAGCTGGTACATATCACATACAGAAAAAGTATCGTGCTGCTCGATTTTGTTTTGAACAATCACTCAAATTTAATCCCAGTCAGGATGATATTAAAATTTTTCTATGCGAAATATGTTACTCACTAACAGATCACAAATCTGTTGCTTATTATGCTAGGCAAATAGACTTTAACAAAATTCAAAATCTGGAAATTCTTTATAAAATTGCATGTTCTTTCAAGGAGCTTGGTCAACTAGAGCAAACTGGTAAAATCTGCTCTCAAATTTTATCACTAGATGATGACTTTTGGCAGGCAAAGCTACTTGCTGCTGAGGTACTAAGAATAAAAGGTTACGCAGGAGAAGCAAAAATATTAGTTCTAGAATTGATAGCTCAACAACCTACTATTGGTAAGTTTTGGAATGAACTCGGTATTAACGAAGTTGATCTAGCTCACGAAGAGGAAGCTTTATTCGCATTTTCTAAAGCAGAGCAATACGTATCAGAGCTAGAGAAACTAATTATAGGAAGTAATTATTTATTTGAATTTTCTAGTGGACTTAGAACAGCCAAAGATATTTTAGATGCACATTTACTTTGGACTAAAAAATATTGTAAAGACCAAGATATAAGTTGCCAATCCAGTAACTTCAACTATGTACAATCTAAAGATAAGACAAATATTGCCTATCTCTCAGGTGATTTTAAAACACACTCTGTAAGTTATTTTATCGAAGGAATTTTGAAGAATCATTCACGAGATGAGTTTAACATTATCTTGCTCTCGAATACGCAAGAAGATGAAAAGACAAAAAAGTTCAAAGACTTGGCAGATACTTGGATTGACTTAAAATTAACTGATTCTGAAACAACTACTCAGATTATCAAAGAGCTAAATATTGATATTCTTGTTGAGCTTTCTGGACACACAAATGGAAACAAACTTAATATCCTAAGTCCAAGAGTTGCACCTATTCAAGCTACTTATCTTGGCTACTTTGCTACAACAGGGCTGCCAACAATTGACTACTGGATAACTGACGAAATCGTTCACCCTATTCATACTTCAGAGCTGGCTACAGAAACTATTATTCGACTGCCTCGGTGCTATCTAGCTTACACTCCACCGACTAACTCTCCAACTGCTGCACTGCCGCCAGCTATTAACAATGGATACGTTACCTTTGGATCATTTGTTGCAAGTCGAAAAATCAGCGATTATTCAATCCTACTCTGGTCTTCTATTTTGAATGAAATTCCGAATAGTCAGCTTTTAATAAAGAATCGAAGTTGTCTTAGCGCATTATATCGCTCTGAGTTAATAGAAAAGTTTTCACTCTGTGGAATTAGTTCTCAGCGAATTAACTTTAATGAGGCTAAGTTGAACTTAGAGGATCATCTTGCAATGTATAACAAGATTGATATCGCTCTTGATACCTATCCGGCCAGTGGCTGCACAACCACCGCCGAAGCGCTCTGGATGGGTGTCCCTGTCCTGACTCGCCTTGGCGATTTAATGGTCAGCCGTAATAGTGCTTCTTTGCTCCATGCCCTGAATCTTCAAGACTGGATTGCAGAAACCGATGAAGAATACATTGAGAAAGGAGTCCAGTTTGCTCAATCAATCGATCAGCTTGCCCTGTTAAGACAAGGCATGCGAGAGCGATTTATGCAGTCTGAACTTTATGACTCTCAGGATCTCACCCGACATCTAGAAGACTTTTATCTAAAAGCCTTGCAAGAGAAGCTAAGCGGTAATAGAGAAGTCAGATTGTAA